The following are from one region of the Cervus canadensis isolate Bull #8, Minnesota chromosome 21, ASM1932006v1, whole genome shotgun sequence genome:
- the KCTD17 gene encoding LOW QUALITY PROTEIN: BTB/POZ domain-containing protein KCTD17 (The sequence of the model RefSeq protein was modified relative to this genomic sequence to represent the inferred CDS: deleted 1 base in 1 codon) translates to MQTLGRAMRMEAGEAAPPAGAGGWGKWVRLNVGGTVFLTTRQTLCREQKSFLSRLCQGEELQSDRDETGAYLIDRDPTYFGPILNFLRHGKLVLDKDMAEEGVLEEAEFYNIGPLIRIIKDRMEEKDYTVTQVPPKHVYRVLQCQEEELTQMVSTMSDGWRFEQLVNIGSSYNYGSEDQAEFLCVVSKELYSSPHGLSSESSRKTKSAEEQLEQQQEQEVQVEADTQEKAQSSQDPANLFFLPPPPPPPPLPAGGFCLHPLRPEVVLAGRAFPGPLADPQSCHACCYKPEAPGCEAPDHLQGLGVPF, encoded by the exons ATGCAGACGCTGGGAAGAGCGATGAGGATGGAGGCCGGTGAGGCAGCGCCGCCGGCGGGGGCGGGCGGCTGGGGCAAGTGGGTGCGGCTCAACGTGGGGGGCACGGTGTTCCTGACCACCAGGCAGACGCTGTGCCGCGAGCAGAAGTCCTTCCTCAGCCGCCTATGCCAGGGGGAAGAGCTGCAGTCCGACCGG GATGAGACAGGGGCCTACCTCATCGACCGTGACCCCACCTACTTTGGGCCCATCCTCAACTTCCTCCGGCATGGCAAGCTGGTGCTAGACAAGGACATGGCCGAGGAGG GGGTCCTGGAGGAAGCGGAATTCTACAACATTGGCCCGCTGATCCGCATCATCAAAGACCGGATGGAGGAAAAGGATTACACCGTCACACAG GTCCCACCCAAGCACGTGTACCGCGTGCTGCAATGCCAGGAGGAGGAGCTGACGCAGATGGTCTCCACCATGTCTGATGGCTGGCGCTTCGAGCAG CTGGTGAACATCGGCTCCTCCTACAACTATGGCAGTGAGGACCAGGCAGAGTTCCTGTGTGTGGTGTCCAAGGAGCTCTACAGCTCCCCACACGGGCTGAGCTCCGAGTCCAGCCGCAAAACCAAG AGCGCGGAGGAGCAGctggagcagcagcaggagcaggaggTGCAGGTGGAGGCAGATACGCAGGAGAAAG CCCAGTCATCTCAGGATCCCGCTAaccttttcttcctcccaccaccgcctcctcctcctccgctcCCCGCCGGAG GTTTCTGTCTGCACCCTCTCAGACCTGAGGTGGTACTTGCAGGGAGGGCCTTTCCTGGGCCCCTCGCC GACCCCCAGAGCTGCCATGCCTG CTGTTACAAGCCAGAGGCACCCGGATGTGAGGCCCCAGATCACCTCCAGGGACTTGGGGTTCCGTTCTGA